The following coding sequences are from one Biomphalaria glabrata chromosome 8, xgBioGlab47.1, whole genome shotgun sequence window:
- the LOC106054553 gene encoding uncharacterized protein LOC106054553 isoform X4, which yields MYQRVYKDRVNKEESNTLMATEEDFDFGTHETLVLEVCDEDESELEEPLCNKSHGMYIDIRAMTDAVLPQEYRQPELLSLIKAMANLTVKIDVSYVSRMRPRNWQGKENAIYPAYEKRGERTKTSGSGRIADVYQDDNEDIRCYCSACGNGKSADRESWIIQVFTATHVVYDATEAEHSECLVFYDTQDGGYTSFKLVKKLWANEAGDLSLLAGATCDRGLATQLGIMIRDFNKLWKQIRENYVKDHDANDKERLVVVVSHPHGQPKKVSFSKLKRRVQKQIDKDKGCFYTYEACTCCGSSGAPVYIYGQDWFQDEIVHSGKNSRENYSTTWCP from the exons GAGTCAATAAAGAAGAAAGCAACACTCTGATGGCGACCGAAGAAGACTTTGACTTTG GCACTCATGAGACGTTAGTATTGGAAGTGTGTGATGAAGACGAGTCAGAGTTAGAAGAACCTCTCTGTAACAAATCTCATGGCATGTATATTGATATCAGAGCAATGACAGACGCCGTACTTCCTCAAGAATACAGGCAGCCCGAGCTTCTAAGCCTCATCAAAGCTATGGCCAATCTAACGGTCAAAATTGACGTTAGCTACGTCAGCCGAATGAGGCCAAGAAACTGGCAAGGGAAAGAAAACGCCATTTATCCGGCATACGAGAAAAGAGGAGAGCGCACCAAGACATCTGGAAGTGGCAGGATAGCAGACGTGTATCAAGATGACAATGAAGATATCAGATGTTATTGCTCTGCTTGCGGAAACGGAAAGTCTGCGGACAGAGAATCTTGGATTATCCAGGTCTTCACAGCCACCCACGTTGTCTATGACGCAACTGAAGCCGAGCATTCCGAGTGCCTCGTTTTCTACGACACTCAGGATGGAGGTTATACGAGCTTCAAGCTAGTGAAAAAGCTGTGGGCCAACGAAGCGGGAGATTTGTCCTTGTTGGCCGGCGCCACCTGCGATCGTGGATTGGCTACTCAGCTAGGAATCATGATTAGAGATTTCAATAAACTATGGAAACAGATACGAGAGAACTACGTGAAGGACCATGACGCGAATGATAAAGAGCGATTAGTTGTTGTCGTTTCCCATCCACACGGACAGCCAAAGAAGGTCTCATTCAGCAAGCTAAAACGCCGGGTTCAAAAGCAGATAGACAAAGACAAGGGTTGCTTCTATACATACGAAGCATGCACGTGCTGTGGGAGCAGTGGCGCCCCTGTTTACATTTACGGACAAGATTGGTTTCAGGACGAGATAGTTCACAGTGGGAAAAACTCTCGTGAGAACTATAGCACCACCTGGTGTCCGTAG
- the LOC106054553 gene encoding uncharacterized protein LOC106054553 isoform X5 has protein sequence MATEEDFDFGTHETLVLEVCDEDESELEEPLCNKSHGMYIDIRAMTDAVLPQEYRQPELLSLIKAMANLTVKIDVSYVSRMRPRNWQGKENAIYPAYEKRGERTKTSGSGRIADVYQDDNEDIRCYCSACGNGKSADRESWIIQVFTATHVVYDATEAEHSECLVFYDTQDGGYTSFKLVKKLWANEAGDLSLLAGATCDRGLATQLGIMIRDFNKLWKQIRENYVKDHDANDKERLVVVVSHPHGQPKKVSFSKLKRRVQKQIDKDKGCFYTYEACTCCGSSGAPVYIYGQDWFQDEIVHSGKNSRENYSTTWCP, from the exons ATGGCGACCGAAGAAGACTTTGACTTTG GCACTCATGAGACGTTAGTATTGGAAGTGTGTGATGAAGACGAGTCAGAGTTAGAAGAACCTCTCTGTAACAAATCTCATGGCATGTATATTGATATCAGAGCAATGACAGACGCCGTACTTCCTCAAGAATACAGGCAGCCCGAGCTTCTAAGCCTCATCAAAGCTATGGCCAATCTAACGGTCAAAATTGACGTTAGCTACGTCAGCCGAATGAGGCCAAGAAACTGGCAAGGGAAAGAAAACGCCATTTATCCGGCATACGAGAAAAGAGGAGAGCGCACCAAGACATCTGGAAGTGGCAGGATAGCAGACGTGTATCAAGATGACAATGAAGATATCAGATGTTATTGCTCTGCTTGCGGAAACGGAAAGTCTGCGGACAGAGAATCTTGGATTATCCAGGTCTTCACAGCCACCCACGTTGTCTATGACGCAACTGAAGCCGAGCATTCCGAGTGCCTCGTTTTCTACGACACTCAGGATGGAGGTTATACGAGCTTCAAGCTAGTGAAAAAGCTGTGGGCCAACGAAGCGGGAGATTTGTCCTTGTTGGCCGGCGCCACCTGCGATCGTGGATTGGCTACTCAGCTAGGAATCATGATTAGAGATTTCAATAAACTATGGAAACAGATACGAGAGAACTACGTGAAGGACCATGACGCGAATGATAAAGAGCGATTAGTTGTTGTCGTTTCCCATCCACACGGACAGCCAAAGAAGGTCTCATTCAGCAAGCTAAAACGCCGGGTTCAAAAGCAGATAGACAAAGACAAGGGTTGCTTCTATACATACGAAGCATGCACGTGCTGTGGGAGCAGTGGCGCCCCTGTTTACATTTACGGACAAGATTGGTTTCAGGACGAGATAGTTCACAGTGGGAAAAACTCTCGTGAGAACTATAGCACCACCTGGTGTCCGTAG